GACGTCGTAGTGCCTATTTAGCGTGCTTTTGTTAAAAGCACCTATCACCTTTGCCTCTTTTTCTAGGCGGTCATTTAAGCGAAGATAAAGGTCGTCATTTTTCTTGATATATCTTGGTAAAAATATAAGAAAAAAGGTCATCACTACAAAGCACGCCACAGCGACCTTTGGCTCGACAAAGATGAGCATAAACGCTGAGCCGATGATCGAAACGACCGATGTAAAAAACATAGGAAAATGCGTCTCAAAGAAATTTACAAACTCTCGCGAGAGCGCTACTCTGGCGATGATAGCGGAGTCGTCTTTGGCATTTTGTTTTTCATTCATGATGACATTTACAGCAAGCTTTGCGTAGATATTTGCAAAAACTTGCGTATCCACGCGGCGCCTAATGGCTCCTACAAGCCACGCTATGAGCACAAAAAGTGCATAAATGAGGGCATTTAACGTGTTTCCTTGCATGATTGCGTTGATCGCAAAGCCCGCAAATATCGGATAAGCAAGAAAAAGTCCGTTCTCTGCTAGCACCAAAGCAAAGGTCAAAATGAGCTTTTTGTTGTGCTCGGTAGCTATGCTCTTTAGCGTTTTAAAGGCGTTATTTTGCAAATTTTGACTCCAAGTTATCATAAATTTTTCGTAAATTCTAGCCTAAATTTGCAAATTTTGATAATTTTTAGTTGTAACTCTTGACATTACAACAAAAAATCACTATACTTCGCTCATCGGTTGTAAATAAAAAGATTACAACAAAAAAACAAGGAGAACAAAATGAAAAATTATCAAGTTGCAAAGATCGCAAACGAGCCAAGAGTCGAGCTAAAAGAGGCTTTAAATTTAACTGGCTGTGAAGTATCTATAAACGAGCTCCCAGCAAATGTGAGCGTGCCATTTGTCCATTCGCACAAACAAAACGAGGAGCTTTACATCATCACTGATGGCGATGGCGAGCTCTTCATCGATGGCGAAGTGATAAAAGTAGGCAAAGGCGACGCGGTGCGCATAGATCCAGATGGTAAAAGGTGCTTTAAAGCTGGCAAAAATGGCATCAAAATGATCTGCATCCAGACAAAACGCGGTAGCCTAGAGCAATACACAATGAGTGACGGCGTGATAGTTGATGACGTAAAGCCAAGCTGGCTCTAAATTTAAAAAGAAAATTTTAAATAGCAATCATAGGTGCAAACGGCAAAAGCGGTGCAAATTTAGCAAATGAGGCCCTAAAACAAGGTTATGACGTCACAGCGATCGTTAGAAACAAAGAGTAAAAAACGAAAGCGTAAAGGTCGTTTACAAAGATATTTTCGAGCTTACAAAGGACGATCTAGCAGGTTTTGACGCGGTTATAAGCGCATTTGCAGCATGGAGCGAAGAGAATTTCCCACTTCATAAAAAAGTGGCCGCTCACCTAGTAAATTTACTAAAAGGCACTAGCACAAGGCTCGTCGTAGCTCTTGGCGCTGGCACGTTATTTGTTGATGGCAACGGCACTATGGTCATGGACACCCCAGACTTTCCAGCAGCATATATGGGCGTGGCAAAGGCTACGGCGGAGTCATATTTTGAGCTAAAAGGTAGCGCAAATGTGCTTTGGACGTATGTAAGTCCAGTAGGCGACTACGACGCAAACGGCGCTCGCACGGGCAAATACGTGCTTGGCAGGGATGATCTCATACTAAACTCAAAAAATGAGAGCTACATAAGCTACGCAGACCTTGCGCTTGCGATCATTGACGAGCTAAAAAACAAGAAATTTATCCAAAAGCGCTTCACGGCGGTTGGCGAGAGAGCGTGAGTTTATAAATTTGACAGCTAGCAAAGGCTCGTAAGTCAAATTTAGCTGGCTGTCTTTGGCAGAAAATTTAAGTATAATCACGAAAAATTTAAGGACGATCATGCAAATTGGCATTAAATTTTCAACTGCGATACACGCGCTTTTGTGTGCTAAATTTTTTGAAAACGAGAAGGTTACAAGCGAATTTATAGCTGGCAGCATAAACACAAACCCAGTTATCGTTAGGCGCCTACTTGGTACTCTAAAGGCTGCAGGGCTCGTAAATGTCGCAGCTGGAGTTGGTGGAGTGAGCCTTGCAAAAGAGCCAAAAGATATAAATTTACTTGAAATTTTTAACGCAGTAAATGAGAAAGAAAAACTCTTTAAAATTCACTCTGACTCACCAAAAGCCTGCCCAGTCGGCGGCAGGATAGAAGAGCTTTTAAGCGGGCACTTTTTAAGAGCGCAAACTGCTCTAGAAAACGAGCTAAAAAACGTCACTTTGCAAGATTTATTAGACGAGCTTGCAAGATAAATTTAGGCTAGAAGCTTGATCCTTTCTAGCCTAAAATAAATTTACAAACTACTCTTGCATCGTGATCCATTTTTGTGCGATCCTGACGGCATTTGTCGCAGCTCCCACACGGATCTGATCGGCACTGCACCTTAATTACGGCTTATTTAAATTTTAGTAGCTAGCATGTAGAAATTTAGTGGCGAGATTTCATTGTGATTTTTATTTATTTGACTTCAAATTTAGGCTTGTTACAAGCAGGATTTTAGGTCTTTTGGGTTAGAAATTTAACCCAAAAGATAAATATCAATCACCCAAAACGGATAAATTTAGCAGGCTAACGCTTTAGCCTGCAATGGTTACTAAAACAAGCTATTTACGCTTTCGTTGTGATAAACACGGCGTATCACTTCGCCAAATAGTGAAGCTGTGCTTAGCACTTTTATACAAGGAAGTTCTTCTTTTAATGGGATCGTATCAGTCACTACTAACTCGTCTAAAAAGCCAAGTTTTAGCCTATCATAGGCTGGTCCGCTAAGCACCGGGTGCGTGCAAAATGCCATTACGCTAGTTGCGCCACGCTCTTTGAAAATCTCAGCCGCTTTTACGATGGTGCCAGCAGTGTCAATCATATCATCGACCAAGATCACATCTTTGCCTTTCACATCGCCGATCACGTTCATCACTTCGCTCTCGTTTGCTTTCTCGCGGCGTTTATCAACGATGACCATATCTAATAAATTTAGATTTTTTGCCAAGGCTCTAGCACGAGCCACGCCGCCTACATCTGGGCTTGCGACGACTGGATTTGGTAAATTTTTAGCTTTTACGTAGTCGTTAAAGATGATGCTACCATAAAGGTTATCTACTGGAATGTCGAAAAATCCTTGAATTTGCCCTGCGTGAAGGTCCATAGTAACGACCCTGTCGATGCCTGCTGTTTGCATCATATTTGCCACAAGTTTTGCAGTGATAGGCACTCTAGGAGCTGCTTTTCTGTCTTGTCTAGCGTAGCCAAAATACGGCACGATCGCTGTTATAGAGCTTGTACTGCTGCGTTTTAAAGCGTCAGTTAAGATAAGAAGCTCCATTAAATTTATATTTGCTGGGGCACATGTTGGCTGGATGACAAAAACATCTTTCCCACGCACGCTTTCGCCTATCTGCACGCTGATCTCACCATCGCTAAATCTTTTAATGCTAGCTTCACTGAGTGGAAGCGACAAATATTGCGAAATTTTCTTCGAAAGCTCGATATTTGCGGTGCCTGAGAAAATTTTATAGCCTCTCATAATAGTAACCTTTTTTAGTAATATTTATATTGCGATTTTATCAAAATGAGCTTTAAATCTAAATTTATTTGCCTCAATAATTTTAGTCAAATTTTCTAGCTTGCGAGCCAAAATTTGAACTAAATTTTTAAACTATTTTATATTTGTAAATTTATCAGGACTAAAATCACGCTCATGTTTAAAATTTATAGAATTTACGACTTTATAAAAAGTGACGACGATAGTTTTAAAGGTGTCTTTATTGATAGGCTCTATCCAAGAGGGGTGAAAAAAGAGATATTTTCAGCCTTTATCTGGCTAAAATCGGTCACTCCCTCAAATGAGCTAAGATCGTGGTTTCATGAAGATAAAGAGGCTAGGTTTGATGAATTTTGCAAAAAATTTAGGCAAGAGCTAAATGGTAAAGAGGGGCAAGAGGGGCTAAAAGAGCTTAAAAAGCTAGAAAAAGAGTATAAAAACGTGGCGCTTCTAACTGCTGTCAAAGAGCCAGAATTTAGCCACGTCAAGGTGATAAAAGAGGCGCTTAGTTCTTTATAAAGCCACTTGCGATGACGCGATCACCATCATACATCACGCAAAGCTGACCTTGCGCTACGCCAAGTGCGTTTTGATTTAGCCTTAGCTTTGCTGTTTTGCTAGCTTTATCAACCTCAGCAAAAGCCTCAAGTTTAGGGCTTCTATATCTTATCTTTGTTTCGCACTCAAATTTATCTTCATCGATAAATAAATTTACATTTTCAAGCTCGACCACCTTTTGAGCAAGGTCATCCTTCGTGCCGACAACGATCTCGTTTTTTTCGGCATTTATCTTGATGACAAAGTGTGGCTCATGAGCGCCAAAAACCTCAAAACCACGGCGTTTGCCGATAGTGTAGTGCATGTAGCCTTGGTGGCGGCCGATGATATTGCCGTCTTTACCCACCACATTGCCTGGTAAATTTGTGTTGTAGTGCTTGTTTAAAACCTCGATGTAGGTATTTTCGACAAAGCAAATTTCACTACTTTCTGCCTGAGTAGCGAACTCTTCAAGCACTTTTACGCCTCTTGCTAGCTCTTTTATATCTTTTTTAAATTTATCCCCAAGCGGGAAAATGACATCTTTTAGCACCTCTTTTGGCACCTGAGCTAAAAAGTAGCTCTGATCCTTGCTAGGATCTTTGGCGCAGGTTATAAAACCATCAACCACCTGCACATAATGCCCGGTAGCAAGCTTCTCGCAGCCATTTGCCTTTGCAAAGTCAAGTAGCGCTCCAAGCTTTATAAATTTATTACACAAGGCGCAAGGATTGGGCGTTTTACCCTCTTTGTAGAGCCTGACAAATGGGTCATAGACATATTCGTTAAATTTATCCTGCAGATCGAGTATATGCACCTTGATGCCAAGATATTCGCCCACTTTTTTGACTTTTCTGATATTTTCTTCGTGATATCCTGGCTTTTGATGAAGCATCATGTAGCAGCCTTGCACCTCATGTCCAGCCTCTTGCAGAAATTTAGCCGTCATCGTGCTATCTACGCCGCCGCTCATTGCAACCATTATTTTCATATTTTTACCTTTTTTAAATTTAAAGGCGATATTTTATATCTTATTTTTAAATAGCCAAAATTTCGCTTACGATAAGCTCTATATCATCGGTGATTTTATATAAATTTAGATCTTCTTCGTTTATCGTTTTTTGAGGGATCAGCGTCTTTCGTATAAACTCATCAAGCCCTTGCCAAAACTCACATCCATAAAGAAAAATTTTCACTTTTTTGCTGCCAACATGAGCTAGCACTAAAATTTCAAATAGCTCATCAAGCGTCCCAAAGCCGCCAGGGAAGACGACAAATGCGATAGAGCTGTCAGTTAGGGCAAATTTTCTTGGGCTTAAATTTGAAAAGAGATATTTTGCGGTGACGTATGGATTTGTTTGTTGTTCAAACGGCAGCCTCACGTTTAGTGCGACGCTAGGGGACTTTGCGCTATCAAACGCACCCTTGTTTGCCGCTCTCATTATGCCATCCCCACCGCCAGTTAAAATGGCAAAACCTAGCTCATTTAGCTTGTAAGCTAGCTCGTATGCCTTTTTGCAGTAGAAATTTTCTTCATCAAATCTAGCCGAGCCAAAGAAGGTTACATTTTTGTTTTTATACTTTAAAACGCTTGGAAATTTTAAGAGATCATTTACTAATTCATTCATTATTTTAACTGCTGAAGCCTCTCGCGTTTCGAGCCTATCTGAGTGATCTGGATGCCAAAGTTGCCGTCTATTATGACCACTTCGCCAAGGGCTATCACCTTATCTCCTATCAAAATTTCAAGCGGGTCGTTTGCGAGTTGATTTAGCTCGATGACTGAGCCTATATCCATAGTGAGCACATCTTTTAAGAGCATCCTTTTTGAGCCGATACGAACACGCATTGGTAGTCTAACGTCCATGATAAGGCCGATATTTCTCATCTCCTCTGCGCTAAATTCGCCCTTTAGTGCATGGGGAGCAGCTGCAGCTTTTGCAGCATCTACTGGCTCGCTTTTAGCAGGCTCAAAAAATCTCATAAGCGTGTGATCGCAGACAAAAGCCACATGCTCATTTATATCCTCGATCTTTATGTTAAACAAAAAAAGCTTTTCAAAAACGCTAAAATCAAGCGATGAGTTTTCATCTAAGAAATTTACATTTATCACCTCAAAGCTGATCTTTGGCATGCCTTTTTGCGCTCCAAGAGAGGTGCTAAAGGCGCTAAAAAGGTTTGAAAATATCTCTTTTGCAGCGTCAAGCTCGTCGCTACCGAGATTTTCATTCTTTGAAATTTCCTCCTCGCCCATCATCCACTCGCTAACCGCGCTTATAAGCACCGGCGTGCAAGCGATCTCAGCTTTTGCATTGATGTCGCCACTTAATGTCACGCTAGCCATGACAACTGGCGGTTTTATGCCATTTTGCGCTGGCGCGTCAAATTCGTTTCTCTCGCCGATCTCTGGCGCTCTGCCAGTTAGCCCTTCGATGGTCGCTTTTAGTTCATTTGAAAAGATGTTAAAAAATTCATTCGTCATTATCTTCGCTCTCTTCTTCGTTGTTGTGTTCGTTGGCCTCGTCGTATGCCATTAGTTTTGCTTTTCGCTCTTCTTCGTATTTTTCTAGGATGTGTTTGATCTCGTCTTTGTCAGAGCGGATTAGCTGCTCGATCTTGATAGACTTTCTAAATCTATGAAGCCCAACTTCAGCCAAAAATACCTCTTTTTTATCGATGCAAACGATCGCCTTATCATCAGCGCCTCTATCAAGCCTTAAGATATCGCCCTCTTTTAAATTTAAAAACTCATTTACGCTAACGATTGATTTACCAAGGATCGCCTCATAAAGCACCTCGGCACGACCTATTAGAGTTTTTAGCTCTTTGTTTCTACTCTTTTTAGCGCTAGTTTCGCCAAGCATGATGTCCCTGTTTGCAAGGCGCGAAAGGATCGGCTCTAGGTAGATGACTGGATAGCATAAATTTATCATGCCGCTTGAGCCACCAACGATGATCTCCATGACGACCATGATGACGATCTCGTTTTGAGATACGATCTGAACGACGTTTGGACTGCTCTCTTTTGCCTCGACGTTTGGATACATATCAGTTATCATCGACCAGCTCTCTTTTAGGCGCTGCATGATCATCCTAAGCACCGCATCAAGTAAATTTACCTCGATGTCAGTTAGCTCCCTGTTTGCCTCAAAATTTTCACCAGTTCCGCCAAGCAAGCGGTCTATCATAGGAAATGCTATGCTTGGATTTATCTCTAATATGCAGTTTCCATCAAGTGGCTTGATAGAAAAGACGTTAAAGCTAGTTGGGCTTGGCAAACTCATCAAAAACTCGCCGTATGTCATCTGATCGACGCTGTGAAGTCTAAGCTCAACGATACTTCTCATAACGCTTGAAATTTGACTAGCTAGGTTTCTAGCAAGCTTGTCGTGGATACCTTTTATCGCGCGGAGCTGCTCTTTACTGACGCGGTTTGGACGCTTGAAGTCATAGATAATGATCTGTTTTTGCTCGCCTTGTGGGCTCTCTTCTATCTCGATATTGCTCGTATCGCCGTCTTCATCGACGACTTCAAGTAGCGCATCTATCTCTTCTTGACTTAAAATATCAGCCATTAAACCCCCAAGCTGCGTCTGATGCGATCAAGCAAACGTTTATGAATTTGTGAAATTCTACTCTCGCTGATGTTCATTATCTCGCTGATCTCTTTTAAATTTAGCTCTTCGTAGTAGTAAAGCTGAACTATCATCTGATCACGCTCGTCAAAGTCCTTTAACGCACTTTCGATCTTTAAGATAAGATCCTCTTTTTCTACGCTTTTTTCAACATCGCTTTGACCGATTAGCTCCATTTGCTCGTCTATTGGCAAGATGGTGATGATGCCACTAACCCCCCTTGCCTCTCTTATCTTTTCGATATCTTCATTTAGTTTTTCAGCCAGATACTCGTCGCTTGGCTCTTCTTCGTGCGTGTTAAAGTAGTTATCTATCTCGGTATTTATGCTCTTTACTAGCTTTCTGTCGCTTCTACTAACGACATCAAGCGCTCTTAGGTAGTCAAGCATTGAGCCATAAATTCTCTTTTTGCCATATCCCCAAAATGAGTCGTTTTGCTCTTTGTCATACTTCCTGCTAAGCTTTATCATCTCTTCAACGCCAACGCTTATAAGGTCGTTTACGTCGATACTTGAAGGCAAGCGCTCCTTTAGCCTAAACGCCATCGCGCGCAGAGCTGGCATGTATTTTAAGACGATCTCGTCTTGCTCTTTTTTAATGGTGCTTTTATAAGCGTTAAGCTGCTTTTGCTTTAGTTCGTACATTTTGCTTACCAGAGTCTAAATTTTCGGTGGTTACTTTTAGCATGATATTTTCCATCCGTTTTTCCCTAACGTTTAGCTCAGAGATGAGATAGTCCGCGATCTCCTCATGTCTTTGCTTGTCAAAAAATTTCTTCAAAGTCCTTTTTACATCGACGTAGTTCATTATCACGATGTGAATTATAAGGTAAAAAAATAAAGTAATAACTAGCGTATAAACGAGCATTTCGATAGGCTCGCTCACCTTTAGCAAGGTAAAAACTATGCCTATGAAAAATCCACAAACCGTAAAAAATGCTATAAAATTTTCTGCACGCAAAGCTCAATCTCCATTAAAATTGTTCTATCAAACGCTTAAAGAAGCCCCCAAAACTCCTGCTTTGCTCATCCTTAAGCACTTTTCGTTCCAACCTATAAAGCAAATTCGAAGCTATCTGCTTGATCTGCACGCTAGCAGAGCCGTAAGCTTCGTCATCTGTAAAGAGTGTCCTTTGCTTTATGCTCCTTGCCACGCTCTTATCAGAAGTCACGTAGCCAATTAGCTCTAAATTTAAATTTGGTCCGATATTTGCATTTGCCACTCGCTTTACATTTTCATAAATTCTAGTGGCCTCAGCCTCGTTTTTTACCATATTTAAAAGTAAAAGCTCATTATTTTTAAATCTTGAAACGATCTTTATGACCGCATACGCATCGGTTATCGCCGCAGGGTCAGGCACGGTTACCACGACAACCTCATCAGCCGCCTCTAAAAAGAGCTGCGTACTGCCGCCTATGCCAGCACCGGTGTCGATGATCAAAAAGTCAAGCTGATCAAGCTCGCTCGCCTCATCTAAAAATCTCTCAAATAAAAATTGATTGTTAAATTTTAAAATTTCATCACCGCTCTCGCCAGGGATAAGGATGAGATTTTTATTTATAGGTATCAAGATATCTTTTAAGCTGCACTCGCCCTTTAGCACGTGAAGCAGGTTTTTGCCCATTTTAACGTTTAATATAACATCAAGGTTTGCAAGGCCGATATCAGCGTCAAAAAGCCCTACTTTATAGCCATTTTGCGACAAGACATTTGCTAAATTTGCACTTATCGTACTCTTGCCAACGCCGCCTTTGCCGCTTGTGATCGCTATGAAATGCGTATTTTTAGCCTTATTTTGAGACTGGACT
Above is a window of Campylobacter concisus DNA encoding:
- a CDS encoding ABC transporter six-transmembrane domain-containing protein; translation: MITWSQNLQNNAFKTLKSIATEHNKKLILTFALVLAENGLFLAYPIFAGFAINAIMQGNTLNALIYALFVLIAWLVGAIRRRVDTQVFANIYAKLAVNVIMNEKQNAKDDSAIIARVALSREFVNFFETHFPMFFTSVVSIIGSAFMLIFVEPKVAVACFVVMTFFLIFLPRYIKKNDDLYLRLNDRLEKEAKVIGAFNKSTLNRHYDVVSKFRIAISNREAMSYFIIGISASLLFLVAIIVLSSQQTNAGHIYSVMTYIWNFVISLDDSPKLIEEFSNLKDIGKRIDAQKKDNDAQ
- a CDS encoding cupin domain-containing protein, whose amino-acid sequence is MKNYQVAKIANEPRVELKEALNLTGCEVSINELPANVSVPFVHSHKQNEELYIITDGDGELFIDGEVIKVGKGDAVRIDPDGKRCFKAGKNGIKMICIQTKRGSLEQYTMSDGVIVDDVKPSWL
- a CDS encoding NAD(P)H-binding protein — translated: MGANGKSGANLANEALKQGYDVTAIVRNKE
- a CDS encoding NAD(P)-dependent oxidoreductase produces the protein MFELTKDDLAGFDAVISAFAAWSEENFPLHKKVAAHLVNLLKGTSTRLVVALGAGTLFVDGNGTMVMDTPDFPAAYMGVAKATAESYFELKGSANVLWTYVSPVGDYDANGARTGKYVLGRDDLILNSKNESYISYADLALAIIDELKNKKFIQKRFTAVGERA
- a CDS encoding Rrf2 family transcriptional regulator, which translates into the protein MQIGIKFSTAIHALLCAKFFENEKVTSEFIAGSINTNPVIVRRLLGTLKAAGLVNVAAGVGGVSLAKEPKDINLLEIFNAVNEKEKLFKIHSDSPKACPVGGRIEELLSGHFLRAQTALENELKNVTLQDLLDELAR
- a CDS encoding ribose-phosphate pyrophosphokinase, yielding MRGYKIFSGTANIELSKKISQYLSLPLSEASIKRFSDGEISVQIGESVRGKDVFVIQPTCAPANINLMELLILTDALKRSSTSSITAIVPYFGYARQDRKAAPRVPITAKLVANMMQTAGIDRVVTMDLHAGQIQGFFDIPVDNLYGSIIFNDYVKAKNLPNPVVASPDVGGVARARALAKNLNLLDMVIVDKRREKANESEVMNVIGDVKGKDVILVDDMIDTAGTIVKAAEIFKERGATSVMAFCTHPVLSGPAYDRLKLGFLDELVVTDTIPLKEELPCIKVLSTASLFGEVIRRVYHNESVNSLF
- a CDS encoding DUF488 domain-containing protein is translated as MFKIYRIYDFIKSDDDSFKGVFIDRLYPRGVKKEIFSAFIWLKSVTPSNELRSWFHEDKEARFDEFCKKFRQELNGKEGQEGLKELKKLEKEYKNVALLTAVKEPEFSHVKVIKEALSSL
- the mnmA gene encoding tRNA 2-thiouridine(34) synthase MnmA; this encodes MAFKFKKGKNMKIMVAMSGGVDSTMTAKFLQEAGHEVQGCYMMLHQKPGYHEENIRKVKKVGEYLGIKVHILDLQDKFNEYVYDPFVRLYKEGKTPNPCALCNKFIKLGALLDFAKANGCEKLATGHYVQVVDGFITCAKDPSKDQSYFLAQVPKEVLKDVIFPLGDKFKKDIKELARGVKVLEEFATQAESSEICFVENTYIEVLNKHYNTNLPGNVVGKDGNIIGRHQGYMHYTIGKRRGFEVFGAHEPHFVIKINAEKNEIVVGTKDDLAQKVVELENVNLFIDEDKFECETKIRYRSPKLEAFAEVDKASKTAKLRLNQNALGVAQGQLCVMYDGDRVIASGFIKN
- a CDS encoding TIGR00730 family Rossman fold protein, with protein sequence MNELVNDLLKFPSVLKYKNKNVTFFGSARFDEENFYCKKAYELAYKLNELGFAILTGGGDGIMRAANKGAFDSAKSPSVALNVRLPFEQQTNPYVTAKYLFSNLSPRKFALTDSSIAFVVFPGGFGTLDELFEILVLAHVGSKKVKIFLYGCEFWQGLDEFIRKTLIPQKTINEEDLNLYKITDDIELIVSEILAI
- the fliY gene encoding flagellar motor switch protein FliY encodes the protein MTNEFFNIFSNELKATIEGLTGRAPEIGERNEFDAPAQNGIKPPVVMASVTLSGDINAKAEIACTPVLISAVSEWMMGEEEISKNENLGSDELDAAKEIFSNLFSAFSTSLGAQKGMPKISFEVINVNFLDENSSLDFSVFEKLFLFNIKIEDINEHVAFVCDHTLMRFFEPAKSEPVDAAKAAAAPHALKGEFSAEEMRNIGLIMDVRLPMRVRIGSKRMLLKDVLTMDIGSVIELNQLANDPLEILIGDKVIALGEVVIIDGNFGIQITQIGSKRERLQQLK
- the fliM gene encoding flagellar motor switch protein FliM, yielding MADILSQEEIDALLEVVDEDGDTSNIEIEESPQGEQKQIIIYDFKRPNRVSKEQLRAIKGIHDKLARNLASQISSVMRSIVELRLHSVDQMTYGEFLMSLPSPTSFNVFSIKPLDGNCILEINPSIAFPMIDRLLGGTGENFEANRELTDIEVNLLDAVLRMIMQRLKESWSMITDMYPNVEAKESSPNVVQIVSQNEIVIMVVMEIIVGGSSGMINLCYPVIYLEPILSRLANRDIMLGETSAKKSRNKELKTLIGRAEVLYEAILGKSIVSVNEFLNLKEGDILRLDRGADDKAIVCIDKKEVFLAEVGLHRFRKSIKIEQLIRSDKDEIKHILEKYEEERKAKLMAYDEANEHNNEEESEDNDE
- a CDS encoding RNA polymerase sigma factor FliA, which encodes MYELKQKQLNAYKSTIKKEQDEIVLKYMPALRAMAFRLKERLPSSIDVNDLISVGVEEMIKLSRKYDKEQNDSFWGYGKKRIYGSMLDYLRALDVVSRSDRKLVKSINTEIDNYFNTHEEEPSDEYLAEKLNEDIEKIREARGVSGIITILPIDEQMELIGQSDVEKSVEKEDLILKIESALKDFDERDQMIVQLYYYEELNLKEISEIMNISESRISQIHKRLLDRIRRSLGV
- a CDS encoding P-loop NTPase; translated protein: MNNQAQKLQNLVQSQNKAKNTHFIAITSGKGGVGKSTISANLANVLSQNGYKVGLFDADIGLANLDVILNVKMGKNLLHVLKGECSLKDILIPINKNLILIPGESGDEILKFNNQFLFERFLDEASELDQLDFLIIDTGAGIGGSTQLFLEAADEVVVVTVPDPAAITDAYAVIKIVSRFKNNELLLLNMVKNEAEATRIYENVKRVANANIGPNLNLELIGYVTSDKSVARSIKQRTLFTDDEAYGSASVQIKQIASNLLYRLERKVLKDEQSRSFGGFFKRLIEQF